Proteins found in one Nocardia brasiliensis ATCC 700358 genomic segment:
- a CDS encoding LLM class F420-dependent oxidoreductase, which yields MSASDRPASSVSLPYWQDRDPLDALAVAAAAEQLGFDRLWVGEMATFDAFALATAIGLAPGRMPLCIGPLAVDVRTPATIAMGVASVAALTGRAVDVAIGSSSTVVVRGWHGRERRGTAAHLAESAQILRGLLAGKKVDFTGTIERTSGYRLRLAAPSASITVAAFGPRALAAAARTADRVVLNLVTPEQVSRCAAAVRAAARRASLPDPAISVWVTAAADPSADILATVRRGVVGYLRAPGYDAMFTEAGFGDLVRLAQTGAHPRDVLAAVPDELPAAVGLFGDDTALHHRVAAYRAAGADEIVIVPATSAADPAARHTLTTLARICHA from the coding sequence ATGAGCGCGTCCGATCGTCCGGCGTCGAGTGTGAGCCTGCCGTATTGGCAGGATCGGGACCCGCTGGACGCGCTCGCCGTCGCCGCGGCCGCCGAACAGCTCGGCTTCGATCGCTTGTGGGTCGGGGAGATGGCGACGTTCGACGCGTTCGCGCTGGCCACCGCGATCGGCCTCGCGCCGGGGCGGATGCCGCTGTGCATCGGGCCGCTCGCCGTCGACGTGCGCACCCCCGCGACCATCGCCATGGGTGTCGCGAGCGTGGCCGCGCTCACCGGCCGTGCCGTCGATGTCGCCATCGGCAGTTCCAGCACCGTCGTGGTGCGCGGCTGGCACGGCCGGGAAAGACGCGGCACCGCAGCGCATCTGGCGGAGTCGGCGCAGATCCTGCGCGGCCTGCTCGCAGGGAAGAAGGTCGATTTCACCGGCACGATCGAGCGCACGTCGGGATACCGGCTGCGCCTGGCCGCACCGTCCGCGTCGATCACCGTCGCCGCCTTCGGGCCCCGCGCGCTGGCCGCGGCGGCCCGCACCGCCGACCGTGTGGTGCTGAATCTCGTGACACCGGAACAGGTCTCGCGCTGTGCCGCAGCCGTGCGCGCCGCGGCGCGCCGGGCGAGCCTGCCCGATCCGGCGATCTCGGTGTGGGTCACCGCCGCCGCGGACCCGTCCGCGGACATCCTCGCGACCGTTCGCCGCGGTGTGGTGGGCTACCTGCGCGCACCCGGCTACGACGCGATGTTCACCGAGGCGGGTTTCGGCGATCTGGTCCGGCTCGCGCAGACCGGCGCGCACCCGCGTGACGTGCTGGCGGCCGTCCCGGACGAATTACCAGCCGCTGTAGGCCTTTTCGGCGACGATACCGCACTGCACCACCGGGTCGCCGCCTACCGCGCCGCGGGCGCGGACGAAATCGTCATCGTCCCCGCCACCTCGGCAGCGGACCCCGCTGCCCGGCACACGCTGACAACCCTTGCGAGGATCTGCCATGCCTGA
- a CDS encoding carotenoid oxygenase family protein, producing MTLNEELIAPAAQALTNPYLEGPYAPTADEITATQLTVLHGELPADLDGVYVRNGPNPQFAPLGRYHWFDGDGMLHAVHFEHGSATYRNRYIRTDEFEAERAAGTALWRGVIEPWDDNPPGDRRERNSANTDVVFHHGNLLSLWYRAGKPYALDPISLETRGVDTFGGTLPGEVSAHAKVDERTEEFVFFDYGIHAPYLRYGVADPSGLVTHYTGLELPGPRLPHDMAITENYSILMDLPLYNDPRAAAAGRFKLFFDRTLPSRFAVLPRRGDGARAQWFEAAPGYIYHTVNAWEEGEQIVLVVCRVSKPSPVSDRTNPLAQLLAYLRPEAKLHRYRFDLRTGATVEEPMDDVNTEFPAIDQSRTGQRGRWSYQMRLSVDRTMLFDAVIKYDVRTGAKQTQPFGDGFFGSELTVVPRAGAVDEDDAWLTMFAFNSHTQLSEVWIYHAADLAAGPVCRLGLPVRVPLGFHATWVSGERMRAAAQPVG from the coding sequence ATGACGCTGAACGAAGAACTCATCGCACCGGCGGCGCAGGCGCTGACCAATCCGTACCTGGAAGGGCCATACGCGCCCACCGCGGACGAGATCACCGCGACCCAGCTCACGGTCCTGCACGGCGAACTCCCGGCCGACCTCGACGGCGTTTACGTGCGCAACGGGCCCAACCCGCAATTCGCGCCGCTCGGCCGCTACCACTGGTTCGACGGCGACGGCATGCTGCACGCGGTGCATTTCGAGCACGGCAGCGCCACCTACCGCAACCGCTACATCCGCACCGACGAGTTCGAGGCCGAGCGGGCGGCGGGAACGGCGTTGTGGCGCGGCGTGATCGAGCCGTGGGACGACAACCCGCCCGGCGATCGCCGGGAACGCAACTCCGCCAACACCGATGTGGTCTTCCATCACGGCAACCTGCTCTCGCTCTGGTACCGCGCGGGCAAACCCTATGCGCTGGATCCGATCAGCCTCGAGACCCGCGGCGTCGACACCTTCGGCGGCACGCTGCCCGGTGAGGTCTCCGCACACGCGAAAGTCGATGAGCGCACCGAGGAATTCGTCTTCTTCGACTACGGCATCCACGCGCCGTACCTGCGCTACGGCGTCGCCGATCCCTCGGGTCTGGTCACCCATTACACCGGACTGGAGCTGCCGGGCCCGCGGCTGCCGCATGACATGGCGATCACCGAAAATTATTCGATCCTCATGGATTTGCCGCTCTACAACGATCCCCGGGCCGCCGCGGCGGGGCGGTTCAAGCTCTTCTTCGATCGCACGCTGCCGAGCCGCTTCGCGGTGCTGCCCCGGCGCGGCGACGGGGCACGGGCGCAGTGGTTCGAGGCCGCGCCGGGCTACATCTATCACACGGTCAACGCGTGGGAGGAGGGCGAGCAGATCGTCCTGGTGGTCTGCCGGGTGTCGAAGCCGAGTCCGGTCTCCGATCGGACGAACCCGCTGGCCCAATTGCTCGCGTACTTGCGTCCCGAGGCGAAACTGCATCGCTACCGGTTCGATCTGCGCACCGGCGCCACCGTCGAAGAGCCGATGGACGACGTCAACACCGAGTTCCCGGCCATCGATCAGAGTCGCACCGGTCAGCGCGGCCGATGGTCGTATCAGATGCGGCTCTCGGTGGACCGCACCATGCTGTTCGACGCCGTCATCAAGTACGACGTGCGCACCGGCGCCAAGCAGACCCAGCCGTTCGGCGACGGGTTCTTCGGCAGCGAACTCACCGTGGTGCCGCGGGCGGGCGCCGTCGACGAGGACGACGCGTGGCTGACGATGTTCGCGTTCAACAGCCATACCCAGTTGTCGGAGGTGTGGATCTACCACGCCGCCGATCTCGCGGCCGGTCCGGTGTGCCGCCTGGGCCTGCCGGTCCGGGTGCCGTTGGGATTTCATGCCACGTGGGTCAGTGGCGAGCGCATGCGTGCGGCCGCCCAGCCGGTCGGGTGA
- a CDS encoding class I SAM-dependent methyltransferase — MTDSRDVDTKRLAAASLAQDDPTGWFEQLYVAAADGAAIVPWDAADPNALLVDWLERHERADGGMRALVVGCGLGRDAEHLAGLGFRTTAFDISATAIKTARERFPASQVEYTVADLLAPPAAWTGAFDLVVESITVQSMPPSVRATATANVAALVAPGGDLLVIAGIRADDEEVDGPPWPLTRAEIDAFAGDDLHSVKVEQVAPAGRPDFIRWRAVFRRD, encoded by the coding sequence GTGACCGATTCTCGTGATGTGGATACGAAACGGCTGGCCGCGGCCTCGCTCGCGCAGGACGACCCGACGGGCTGGTTCGAGCAGCTGTACGTCGCGGCTGCGGACGGCGCCGCGATCGTGCCGTGGGACGCGGCGGACCCGAACGCGCTGCTGGTCGACTGGCTGGAGCGGCACGAGCGGGCCGACGGCGGGATGCGGGCACTGGTGGTCGGCTGCGGATTGGGCCGCGACGCCGAGCACCTGGCCGGGCTCGGTTTCCGGACCACCGCCTTCGATATCTCCGCCACCGCGATAAAGACCGCGCGCGAACGATTTCCGGCCTCACAGGTGGAGTACACGGTGGCCGACCTGCTGGCGCCGCCCGCCGCGTGGACGGGCGCGTTCGACCTGGTCGTCGAATCGATCACCGTGCAGTCGATGCCGCCGTCGGTGCGCGCCACGGCGACCGCGAACGTCGCCGCCCTCGTGGCGCCCGGCGGTGATCTGCTGGTGATCGCCGGAATCCGAGCCGACGACGAAGAGGTGGACGGACCGCCGTGGCCGCTCACCCGAGCCGAGATCGACGCCTTCGCCGGTGATGACCTGCACTCGGTGAAGGTCGAGCAGGTGGCGCCCGCCGGGCGGCCCGATTTCATCCGCTGGCGCGCCGTGTTCCGGCGCGACTGA
- a CDS encoding winged helix-turn-helix transcriptional regulator produces MAVDPSDAAPPDVHPVAATFDLLGDRLTLTVLRHAFVDHTRRFNQWIERTGAAPAVLTARLSALVDAGVFVREPQPGAPDRFDYLLTDLGLATWEILVAVWGWQREWTAAGALHPELVHDECGHRGPPVLLCRGCGHTVTARDTEVTLGDDALWRFTSSGRRRGRTPLPDRPDMRFDEVMVAIGDRWSATVTGLALAGVRRFGDFRAAMNMSPTTLTERLSRLCAAEILRRSGDGAGREYRLTPRGRALFPVFAFLLAWSESAHPGAAEPGLRIRHRGCGARLRPALRCRGCDATLARTDVRFEPVPRPVLDPFA; encoded by the coding sequence ATGGCTGTGGACCCGAGCGACGCGGCACCCCCCGACGTGCATCCCGTGGCGGCCACCTTCGACCTGCTCGGCGACCGTTTGACGCTGACCGTCCTGCGGCACGCCTTCGTCGACCACACCCGCCGTTTCAACCAGTGGATCGAACGCACCGGTGCGGCGCCCGCGGTACTCACCGCGCGGCTCAGCGCGCTCGTCGACGCCGGTGTGTTCGTGCGCGAGCCGCAGCCGGGCGCGCCGGACCGGTTCGACTACCTGCTGACCGACCTCGGCCTGGCGACCTGGGAGATCCTGGTCGCGGTGTGGGGCTGGCAGCGCGAATGGACCGCCGCGGGGGCGCTGCATCCTGAGCTGGTGCACGACGAGTGCGGGCATCGCGGGCCGCCGGTATTGCTGTGCCGCGGCTGCGGGCACACGGTGACTGCGCGCGACACCGAGGTGACACTCGGTGACGATGCGCTGTGGCGCTTCACTTCCAGCGGCCGGCGCCGTGGGCGAACGCCGCTGCCGGACCGGCCGGATATGCGGTTCGACGAGGTGATGGTCGCCATCGGGGACCGGTGGAGTGCCACGGTGACCGGTCTCGCGCTCGCCGGTGTGCGACGGTTCGGCGATTTCCGTGCGGCCATGAACATGTCGCCGACCACCTTGACCGAGCGTTTGTCGCGGCTGTGTGCGGCCGAGATCCTGCGCCGGTCCGGGGACGGGGCCGGTCGCGAGTACCGGCTGACACCGCGTGGCCGGGCGTTGTTCCCAGTCTTCGCCTTCCTGCTCGCCTGGTCGGAATCGGCGCATCCCGGCGCGGCCGAACCGGGCCTGCGGATCCGGCATCGCGGGTGCGGTGCGCGGCTGCGGCCTGCGCTGCGCTGCCGCGGCTGCGACGCCACGCTCGCGCGCACCGACGTGCGCTTCGAGCCGGTGCCGCGGCCGGTGCTCGACCCGTTCGCGTGA
- a CDS encoding glutamate racemase has translation MTALHRPIAVFDAGLGSYSAVALLHQRLPDRDIVYLADRASFPYGAKDRAELLAVVDRAVRFLGTYDPSAILLASNAPSVTILDELRSPVPIFGVRPPVREALAVGDEVAVLGVRSLVQSIELAEFLRAEAGSALSRVHAVNASALVELVESGDFLFRRAHTAAVIGAFMDELLAAHPGIEAITLSSTHLPWLRDYFERARPELRLFDPIEGVVDRIRPLTTAGTGSVRGLVTESAQYPAEEFRAMLARLAIELELESVVIP, from the coding sequence ATGACCGCACTGCACAGGCCGATCGCCGTCTTCGACGCCGGGCTCGGCAGCTATTCGGCGGTGGCTCTGCTGCATCAGCGGCTGCCCGACCGCGACATCGTCTACCTCGCCGACCGGGCCAGCTTCCCCTACGGCGCGAAGGACCGGGCGGAGCTGCTCGCGGTGGTCGACCGGGCGGTGCGCTTCCTCGGCACCTACGACCCGAGCGCCATCCTGCTGGCCTCCAACGCGCCCTCGGTGACCATCCTCGACGAGCTGCGCAGCCCGGTGCCGATCTTCGGTGTGCGCCCGCCGGTGCGCGAGGCGTTGGCGGTGGGCGATGAGGTCGCGGTGCTGGGCGTGCGTTCGCTGGTGCAGAGCATCGAGCTGGCGGAATTCCTTCGCGCGGAAGCGGGTTCGGCATTGTCCCGGGTGCATGCGGTGAACGCGTCGGCGCTGGTCGAGTTGGTGGAGAGCGGCGATTTCCTGTTCCGGCGTGCGCACACCGCCGCGGTGATCGGCGCATTCATGGACGAGTTGCTCGCCGCGCATCCCGGGATCGAGGCGATCACTCTGTCCAGCACGCACCTGCCGTGGTTGCGCGACTATTTCGAGCGTGCACGGCCCGAACTGCGCCTGTTCGACCCGATCGAGGGCGTGGTGGATCGCATCCGCCCGCTCACCACCGCGGGTACCGGCAGCGTGCGCGGTCTGGTCACCGAGAGCGCGCAGTATCCGGCCGAGGAGTTCCGGGCCATGCTCGCGCGCTTGGCGATCGAACTCGAGCTGGAGTCGGTCGTCATTCCCTGA
- a CDS encoding thiolase family protein has product MPDTQSGAYIYDAVRLPRGRVRKDGGTLAEVPPYELFGQLLTALESRSLPPDSVDDIVVGVSTVVGEQGGDLARAAALWAGWPDGVPGGVVSRLCCSGLDAVETAAARVAAGYADLIVAGGVESMSRVPMLADRPAIATDADLGERTGFVTIGVSADLTAAAAGITRAELDEYAVSSHQRATAATVSGSVVPVRKGGTILLAADEGARADASTATFAALPALFGADPAWQRVARRLPGAPHPADGLHTIATAPQLADGASALVIGSRRAEQRLGGPPLAQIVGSAQTAVRSPLLTAPSTAARLALDRAGLTVADLDVLELNESFAVTPILLTRELGVDPARVNPVGGALAVGHPLGATGGNLIVQALDALTRTGGEHALVAIPAALGLGSALVLRLLR; this is encoded by the coding sequence ATGCCTGACACACAGTCCGGCGCTTACATTTACGACGCCGTTCGGCTGCCGCGGGGCCGTGTGCGCAAAGACGGGGGCACGCTCGCGGAGGTGCCGCCCTACGAGCTGTTCGGTCAACTCCTGACCGCGCTCGAAAGCCGCTCGCTGCCACCGGATTCCGTTGACGACATCGTGGTCGGCGTCAGCACCGTGGTGGGGGAGCAGGGCGGTGACCTCGCGCGGGCGGCGGCGCTGTGGGCAGGCTGGCCGGACGGGGTGCCCGGCGGGGTGGTGTCGCGGCTGTGCTGCTCGGGGCTGGACGCGGTCGAGACCGCCGCCGCCCGGGTGGCCGCCGGGTACGCGGATCTCATCGTCGCGGGTGGCGTCGAATCGATGTCCCGGGTGCCGATGCTCGCGGATCGGCCCGCCATCGCCACCGACGCCGACCTCGGGGAGCGCACGGGCTTCGTGACGATCGGCGTCTCGGCCGATCTCACCGCGGCCGCCGCGGGCATCACCCGCGCCGAACTCGACGAGTACGCGGTGTCATCGCATCAGCGAGCCACGGCCGCAACGGTTTCCGGCTCGGTGGTACCGGTGCGCAAGGGCGGCACGATACTGCTCGCCGCCGACGAGGGCGCCCGGGCCGACGCGAGCACCGCGACCTTCGCGGCGCTACCCGCCCTGTTCGGCGCCGATCCGGCATGGCAGCGGGTGGCGCGCCGCCTGCCCGGCGCGCCACATCCGGCCGACGGCCTGCACACGATCGCGACCGCGCCGCAGCTGGCCGACGGAGCGTCCGCGCTGGTCATCGGCAGCAGGCGGGCGGAGCAACGGCTCGGCGGACCGCCACTGGCCCAGATCGTCGGCAGCGCGCAGACGGCCGTGCGTTCCCCGCTGCTCACCGCGCCGAGCACCGCCGCCCGGCTGGCGCTCGACCGGGCCGGGCTCACCGTCGCCGATCTCGACGTGCTCGAGCTCAACGAATCCTTCGCCGTCACACCGATTCTGCTCACCCGCGAACTCGGCGTGGATCCGGCGCGGGTGAATCCGGTCGGTGGCGCCCTCGCGGTCGGGCATCCGCTCGGCGCGACGGGCGGCAACCTGATCGTCCAGGCGCTCGACGCGCTCACTCGTACGGGTGGCGAACACGCACTCGTCGCCATTCCCGCCGCACTGGGGCTCGGCTCCGCGCTGGTGCTGCGGCTTCTCCGCTGA